One genomic region from Anopheles bellator chromosome 2, idAnoBellAS_SP24_06.2, whole genome shotgun sequence encodes:
- the LOC131206946 gene encoding apoptosis-resistant E3 ubiquitin protein ligase 1 isoform X2, with amino-acid sequence MWAPEAEINSIAFTTMRHSVSASSGISTLSSCRDPERLPELPPGDEQRLQRAALNLQQKLILREWLKEHRLQHHYSRLVAIEVTALEDVYWLEDSRASQILGKDWPVWSGARQKLPTSKPNLEALKADLWSTVVKSSQHQDAWTWGGMLVVSVSVAGLVTLAAMTQPSLAPEARHSLLQYVTGKYLLPANCKVHWDWQDPARVGGTMCFTVRFHQRNGQAYPICDTDQFFVEVTEGTRKIVTISELGSPTDPNNANIAKVKFTVRTAGQYKISVLIGSSHIAGSPFVKTFVPGPMDARRSRLIRPASTVVCCAGAPTFLHIEPRDEHGNPCQFDADSEPIRGYSIDIFDLFGHQSDKFASAVTFAYDKVNARISLSALFPEPVCLRAVVTYERIPIPNGDFDIIVLSSSDTTLVHKNIASRKHNICYEAKLFSIYGQQRWTKPRKVLCYVGPKQVTIKEMILKIIPKRIATFRLCPSTKFHFLPPSTIQMNNSHGAIFIIDDGCQPKIELASKERNVIAATFTHFLLKNIGGSETFKDKQDFFYHEVRKFHSNYYHEKLSLKVQRDKILESSMKATKNFSVSDWCGNFEVTFQGEQGIDWGGLRREWFELVCSALFDPRGGLFCTFHDKRQALVHPNPNRPAHLKLKHFEFAGKVVGKCLYESALGGTYRQLVRARFSRSFLAQLIGLRVHYKYFEQDDPDLYLSKIKYILETDLDTSDNLELYFVEEMYDQSGQLQKTIELIPNGCRVRVTNATKNQYLDALAQQRLCNNVREEIDSFLKGLNGIIPDNLLSIFDENELELLLCGTGEYSIADFRANHIVNGGSAEFRRVLGWFWAAVGNFSQTEMARLLQFTTGCSQLPPGGFQELNPRFQITAAPTFGNLPTAHTCFNQLCLPDYESYEHFEKALMFAISEGTEGFGMV; translated from the exons GTATCTCTACACTGTCCAGCTGTAGGGATCCAGAGCGCCTACCGGAGCTGCCACCGGGCGATGAACAGCGTCTTCAGCGAGCTGCCTTGAATCTACAACAGAAACTTATTCTACGCGAGTGGCTTAAGGAGCACCGACTGCAGCATCACTACTCGAG GTTGGTCGCCATCGAGGTGACGGCGCTCGAGGATGTGTACTGGCTGGAGGATTCGCGGGCCAGCCAGATCCTGGGCAAGGACTGGCCGGTGTGGTCGGGCGCACGGCAGAAGCTGCCCACTTCCAAGCCGAACCTGGAGGCCTTAAAAGCGGACCTGTGGTCGACGGTGGTCAAGTCGAGCCAGCACCAGGATGCGTGGACCTGGGGCGGCATGCtggtggtgtcggtgtccGTGGCCGGGCTGGTCACGCTGGCCGCCATGACGCAGCCGTCGCTGGCGCCCGAAGCCCGCCACTCCCTCCTCCAGTACGTAACCGGGAAATATTTGCTTCCGGCCAACTGCAAGGTGCACTGGGACTGGCAGGATCCGGCCCGGGTCGGTGGCACCATGTGCTTCACGGTGCGGTTCCACCAGCGCAACGGTCAGGCCTACCCCATCTGTGATACGGATCAGTTCTTCGTCGAGGTCACCGAGGGCACCCGAAAGATCGTCACGATCAGCGAGCTCGGCTCGCCGACCGATCCGAACAACGCGAACATCGCGAAGGTCAAGTTCACGGTGCGTACCGCCGGCCAGTACAAGATCTCGGTGCTGATCGGATCCAGCCACATCGCCGGCAGTCCCTTCGTGAAGACGTTCGTCCCAGGACCGATGGATGCGCGTCGATCGCGCCTTATCCGGCCCGCCAGCACGGTCGTCTGCTGTGCTGGGGCTCCGACGTTCCTGCACATCGAACCACGCGACGAGCACGGTAATCCGTGTCAGTTCGATGCGGACTCCGAACCGATCCGGGGCTACAGCATCGACATCTTCGATCTGTTCGGACACCAGAGTGACAAGTTTGCCAGTGCGGTCACGTTCGCGTACGATAAGGTTAACGCACGGATCAGCCTGTCGGCACTGTTCCCCGAGCCGGTGTGTCTGCGGGCGGTCGTGACGTACGAGCGAATCCCGATCCCGAACGGGGACTTCGACATCATCGTCCTGAGCAGCAGCGACACGACGCTGGTGCACAAGAACATTGCCTCGCGCAAACACAACATCTGCTACGAGGCCAAACTGTTCAGCATCTACGGCCAGCAGCGGTGGACCAAACCGCGGAAGGTGCTCTGCTACGTCGGGCCGAAGCAGGTCACCATCAAGGAGATGATACTCAAGATCATTCCGAAACGCATCGCCACCTTTCGCCTATGCCCTTCGACCAAA TTCCATTTTCTACCACCATCGACCATCCAGATGAACAACAGCCACGGGGCGATCTTCATCATCGACGACGGGTGCCAGCCGAAGATCGAGCTGGCGTCCAAGGAGCGCAACGTGATCGCGGCCACGTTCACGCACTTCCTGCTGAAGAACATCGGCGGCTCGGAGACGTTCAAGGACAAGCAAGATTTCTTCTACCACGAA GTCCGCAAGTTCCATTCCAACTACTACCACGAGAAGCTGTCGCTGAAGGTGCAGCGGGACAAGATCCTCGAGTCGAGCATGAAGGCCACGAAGAACTTTTCCGTCTCCGATTGGTGCGGCAACTTTGAGGTCACGTTCCAGGGCGAGCAAG GCATCGATTGGGGTGGACTGCGGCGCGAGTGGTTCGAGTTGGTGTGCAGTGCCCTGTTTGACCCCCGTGGTGGTCTTTTCTGTACATTCCACGACAAACGTCAGGCCCTGGtacacccgaacccgaaccgaccggcccATCTGAAGCTGAAGCACTTCGAGTTTGCGGGCAAGGTGGTCGGCAAGTGCCTGTACGAGTCGGCCCTCGGCGGAACATACCGGCAGCTGGTTCGGGCTCGCTTTTCACGCTCCTTCCTGGCGCAGCTGATTGGGCTGCGGGTCCACTACAAGTACTTCGAGCAAGACGATCCCGATCTGTACCTGTCGAAGATCAAGTACATTCTCGAGACGGACCTCGACACCAGCGACAACCTGGAGCTGTACTTCGTGGAGGAAATGTACGACCAGAGTGGCCAACTGCAGAAGACCATCGAGCTGATACCGAACGGGTGTCGGGTGCGGGTGACGAATGCGACCAAAAACCAGTACCTCGACGCACTCGCCCAGCAACGTTTGTGCAACAATGTCCGCGAGGAAATCGACAGCTTCCTCAAGGGCCTGAATGGCATCATTCCCGATAATCTGCTGAGTATATTCGATGAAAATGAACTGGAG CTACTGCTGTGCGGAACGGGCGAGTATTCGATTGCCGACTTCCGAGCGAACCACATCGTCAACGGAGGTTCGGCCGAGTTTCGTCGGGTGCTCGGCTGGTTCTGGGCAGCCGTCGGTAACTTTTCACAAACGGAAATGGCTCGACTGCTTCAGTTCACCACCGGTTGCTCGCAGTTGCCTCCGGGTGGGTTCCAG GAATTGAACCCAAGATTTCAAATCACCGCAGCCCCTACGTTTGGAAACCTGCCCACGGCACACACCTG CTTCAATCAGCTGTGCCTGCCGGACTACGAAAGCTACGAGCACTTCGAAAAGGCGCTCATGTTTGCCATCAGCGAGGGCACCGAAGGATTTGGCATGGTTTGA
- the LOC131207974 gene encoding general odorant-binding protein 45, giving the protein MFPLLFLLGLACGRLGGIAAEAKNCTPTFDGALKECAAQLGISSERLQEEHYNLLLFPADRDTSCLVRCIGVLLRFWDDATGLRESTIRQYYRPADEDHCYRNRTQRCLRTFERDTSLTDVCERAHRAFLCYHQQYGYLTQDNAYIPVTGHEMRQVQQDCMDILGLAPSRLKQYIEGYFPDDPETHCFVRCVGLRTKLYSDRTGPNVDRLYIQCESCLDEKVFKARANECIAAQRREKLSKCTGAYRTLYHCFRDDQLELYGGTTAPARQSTSTTKGASTTTRIPGKPQQYVFYPDTKAPNSGASNALAQSYKNKLMFKMILETLERHNDVIGQ; this is encoded by the coding sequence ATGTTCCCGTTGCTCTTCTTGCTGGGGCTAGCGTGCGGTCGGCTGGGTGGGATCGCagcggaagcgaaaaactgtACCCCGACGTTCGATGGAGCCCTCAAGGAATGTGCCGCCCAGCTGGGCATCTCGTCGGAGCGTCTGCAGGAGGAACACTACAATCTGCTACTGTTTCCGGCCGATCGCGATACCTCGTGCCTGGTACGCTGCATTGGGGTGTTGCTCCGTTTCTGGGACGACGCAACCGGGCTGCGGGAGTCGACGATCCGTCAGTactaccggccggccgatgaaGACCACTGCTACCGCAACCGGACCCAGCGGTGCCTGCGGACATTCGAACGGGACACCAGCTTGACGGACGTGTGTGAGCGGGCCCACCGGGCATTTCTGTGTTACCATCAGCAGTACGGCTATCTGACGCAGGATAACGCCTACATTCCCGTGACCGGCCACGAGATGCGTCAGGTGCAGCAGGACTGTATGGACATTCTGGGACTCGCGCCTTCTCGGCTAAAGCAGTACATCGAGGGTTACTTCCCGGACGACCCTGAGACGCACTGTTTCGTGCGCTGCGTCGGACTACGAACCAAACTGTACAgtgaccggaccgggccgaacGTAGACCGACTCTACATTCAGTGCGAGTCGTGCCTGGACGAGAAGGTGTTTAAGGCTCGCGCCAACGAGTGtatcgcagcgcagcgccgGGAGAAGCTCAGCAAGTGTACGGGCGCCTACCGGACACTGTACCACTGTTTCCGTGACGATCAACTGGAACTGTACGGTGGAACGACGGCTCCCGCCAGACAGAGCACATCGACCACGAAGGGTGCAAGCACGACCACCCGAATCCCGGGAAAACCGCAGCAGTACGTGTTCTACCCCGACACGAAAGCTCCGAATAGTGGTGCCTCGAACGCGCTGGCTCAATCCTACAAGAACAAGCTGATGTTTAAAATGATCTTGGAAACCCTGGAACGCCACAATGACGTCATTGGACAATAA
- the LOC131206946 gene encoding apoptosis-resistant E3 ubiquitin protein ligase 1 isoform X1 has translation MLVRCVKILVAVVLSLTFTISLSKLVLCVWNGWFNADAADYEILATYPGAGRPGTFDGTSRNRRHSIVDEWLDQNQLGKYKQLFRDRGISTLSSCRDPERLPELPPGDEQRLQRAALNLQQKLILREWLKEHRLQHHYSRLVAIEVTALEDVYWLEDSRASQILGKDWPVWSGARQKLPTSKPNLEALKADLWSTVVKSSQHQDAWTWGGMLVVSVSVAGLVTLAAMTQPSLAPEARHSLLQYVTGKYLLPANCKVHWDWQDPARVGGTMCFTVRFHQRNGQAYPICDTDQFFVEVTEGTRKIVTISELGSPTDPNNANIAKVKFTVRTAGQYKISVLIGSSHIAGSPFVKTFVPGPMDARRSRLIRPASTVVCCAGAPTFLHIEPRDEHGNPCQFDADSEPIRGYSIDIFDLFGHQSDKFASAVTFAYDKVNARISLSALFPEPVCLRAVVTYERIPIPNGDFDIIVLSSSDTTLVHKNIASRKHNICYEAKLFSIYGQQRWTKPRKVLCYVGPKQVTIKEMILKIIPKRIATFRLCPSTKFHFLPPSTIQMNNSHGAIFIIDDGCQPKIELASKERNVIAATFTHFLLKNIGGSETFKDKQDFFYHEVRKFHSNYYHEKLSLKVQRDKILESSMKATKNFSVSDWCGNFEVTFQGEQGIDWGGLRREWFELVCSALFDPRGGLFCTFHDKRQALVHPNPNRPAHLKLKHFEFAGKVVGKCLYESALGGTYRQLVRARFSRSFLAQLIGLRVHYKYFEQDDPDLYLSKIKYILETDLDTSDNLELYFVEEMYDQSGQLQKTIELIPNGCRVRVTNATKNQYLDALAQQRLCNNVREEIDSFLKGLNGIIPDNLLSIFDENELELLLCGTGEYSIADFRANHIVNGGSAEFRRVLGWFWAAVGNFSQTEMARLLQFTTGCSQLPPGGFQELNPRFQITAAPTFGNLPTAHTCFNQLCLPDYESYEHFEKALMFAISEGTEGFGMV, from the exons GTATCTCTACACTGTCCAGCTGTAGGGATCCAGAGCGCCTACCGGAGCTGCCACCGGGCGATGAACAGCGTCTTCAGCGAGCTGCCTTGAATCTACAACAGAAACTTATTCTACGCGAGTGGCTTAAGGAGCACCGACTGCAGCATCACTACTCGAG GTTGGTCGCCATCGAGGTGACGGCGCTCGAGGATGTGTACTGGCTGGAGGATTCGCGGGCCAGCCAGATCCTGGGCAAGGACTGGCCGGTGTGGTCGGGCGCACGGCAGAAGCTGCCCACTTCCAAGCCGAACCTGGAGGCCTTAAAAGCGGACCTGTGGTCGACGGTGGTCAAGTCGAGCCAGCACCAGGATGCGTGGACCTGGGGCGGCATGCtggtggtgtcggtgtccGTGGCCGGGCTGGTCACGCTGGCCGCCATGACGCAGCCGTCGCTGGCGCCCGAAGCCCGCCACTCCCTCCTCCAGTACGTAACCGGGAAATATTTGCTTCCGGCCAACTGCAAGGTGCACTGGGACTGGCAGGATCCGGCCCGGGTCGGTGGCACCATGTGCTTCACGGTGCGGTTCCACCAGCGCAACGGTCAGGCCTACCCCATCTGTGATACGGATCAGTTCTTCGTCGAGGTCACCGAGGGCACCCGAAAGATCGTCACGATCAGCGAGCTCGGCTCGCCGACCGATCCGAACAACGCGAACATCGCGAAGGTCAAGTTCACGGTGCGTACCGCCGGCCAGTACAAGATCTCGGTGCTGATCGGATCCAGCCACATCGCCGGCAGTCCCTTCGTGAAGACGTTCGTCCCAGGACCGATGGATGCGCGTCGATCGCGCCTTATCCGGCCCGCCAGCACGGTCGTCTGCTGTGCTGGGGCTCCGACGTTCCTGCACATCGAACCACGCGACGAGCACGGTAATCCGTGTCAGTTCGATGCGGACTCCGAACCGATCCGGGGCTACAGCATCGACATCTTCGATCTGTTCGGACACCAGAGTGACAAGTTTGCCAGTGCGGTCACGTTCGCGTACGATAAGGTTAACGCACGGATCAGCCTGTCGGCACTGTTCCCCGAGCCGGTGTGTCTGCGGGCGGTCGTGACGTACGAGCGAATCCCGATCCCGAACGGGGACTTCGACATCATCGTCCTGAGCAGCAGCGACACGACGCTGGTGCACAAGAACATTGCCTCGCGCAAACACAACATCTGCTACGAGGCCAAACTGTTCAGCATCTACGGCCAGCAGCGGTGGACCAAACCGCGGAAGGTGCTCTGCTACGTCGGGCCGAAGCAGGTCACCATCAAGGAGATGATACTCAAGATCATTCCGAAACGCATCGCCACCTTTCGCCTATGCCCTTCGACCAAA TTCCATTTTCTACCACCATCGACCATCCAGATGAACAACAGCCACGGGGCGATCTTCATCATCGACGACGGGTGCCAGCCGAAGATCGAGCTGGCGTCCAAGGAGCGCAACGTGATCGCGGCCACGTTCACGCACTTCCTGCTGAAGAACATCGGCGGCTCGGAGACGTTCAAGGACAAGCAAGATTTCTTCTACCACGAA GTCCGCAAGTTCCATTCCAACTACTACCACGAGAAGCTGTCGCTGAAGGTGCAGCGGGACAAGATCCTCGAGTCGAGCATGAAGGCCACGAAGAACTTTTCCGTCTCCGATTGGTGCGGCAACTTTGAGGTCACGTTCCAGGGCGAGCAAG GCATCGATTGGGGTGGACTGCGGCGCGAGTGGTTCGAGTTGGTGTGCAGTGCCCTGTTTGACCCCCGTGGTGGTCTTTTCTGTACATTCCACGACAAACGTCAGGCCCTGGtacacccgaacccgaaccgaccggcccATCTGAAGCTGAAGCACTTCGAGTTTGCGGGCAAGGTGGTCGGCAAGTGCCTGTACGAGTCGGCCCTCGGCGGAACATACCGGCAGCTGGTTCGGGCTCGCTTTTCACGCTCCTTCCTGGCGCAGCTGATTGGGCTGCGGGTCCACTACAAGTACTTCGAGCAAGACGATCCCGATCTGTACCTGTCGAAGATCAAGTACATTCTCGAGACGGACCTCGACACCAGCGACAACCTGGAGCTGTACTTCGTGGAGGAAATGTACGACCAGAGTGGCCAACTGCAGAAGACCATCGAGCTGATACCGAACGGGTGTCGGGTGCGGGTGACGAATGCGACCAAAAACCAGTACCTCGACGCACTCGCCCAGCAACGTTTGTGCAACAATGTCCGCGAGGAAATCGACAGCTTCCTCAAGGGCCTGAATGGCATCATTCCCGATAATCTGCTGAGTATATTCGATGAAAATGAACTGGAG CTACTGCTGTGCGGAACGGGCGAGTATTCGATTGCCGACTTCCGAGCGAACCACATCGTCAACGGAGGTTCGGCCGAGTTTCGTCGGGTGCTCGGCTGGTTCTGGGCAGCCGTCGGTAACTTTTCACAAACGGAAATGGCTCGACTGCTTCAGTTCACCACCGGTTGCTCGCAGTTGCCTCCGGGTGGGTTCCAG GAATTGAACCCAAGATTTCAAATCACCGCAGCCCCTACGTTTGGAAACCTGCCCACGGCACACACCTG CTTCAATCAGCTGTGCCTGCCGGACTACGAAAGCTACGAGCACTTCGAAAAGGCGCTCATGTTTGCCATCAGCGAGGGCACCGAAGGATTTGGCATGGTTTGA